A single genomic interval of Spinacia oleracea cultivar Varoflay chromosome 6, BTI_SOV_V1, whole genome shotgun sequence harbors:
- the LOC110800778 gene encoding uncharacterized protein — MAQVVRAAVPLFQRQLLHLLSLQIPTTTITTTITASNRLFMLSHCRHAHLKPRALRSPQEVDLLKDSRSKKLSSSESDDEDDETTAEDKKKKQRRSRNEMKRKARQAVHWGMDLASFTTPQIKRILKAASLEEEVFEALMVVKKLGADVREGKRRQFNYIGRLLRDADAQPDLLGSLIQATKDGDQSTFQALAGSGKLVEEGPEEDLHESEFESEPEQELEDSGDHVLLASKWFDGLIGKDIQTSNEVYSLDSVDFDRQELRKLVRKLHTLQDRQNGIEEDLKKSAELTAAKKLLNRFLCSLAKRHSSAQNVDV; from the exons ATGGCGCAGGTGGTGAGAGCAGCGGTACCGCTATTCCAACGCCAATTACTCCATTTACTCTCTCTTCAAATACCCACCACCACTATAACCACCACAATCACAGCCTCTAACCGCCTCTTTATGCTCTCACACTGCCGCCACGCCCACCTCAAACCTCGCGCTCTCCGTTCACCCCAGGAAGTCGACCTCTTGAAAGACAGCCGCAGCAAAAAGCTTAGTAGTAGCGAGTCAGACGACGAGGATGACGAAACGACGGCGGAGGATAAGAAGAAGAAGCAAAGGAGAAGCCGTAATGAGATGAAACGTAAAGCTCGTCAAGCTGTTCATTGGGGCATGGACCTCGCCTCTTTCACCACCCCCCAAATTAAGCGTATTCTCAA GGCGGCTTCACTGGAGGAAGAGGTTTTTGAGGCTCTAATGGTGGTTAAG AAACTAGGAGCAGATGTTCGTGAAGGGAAGCGAAGGCAGTTCAATTATATAG GGAGGCTGCTTCGGGATGCTGATGCACAGCCTGATTTGCTTGGATCTTTAATTCAAGCAACAAAAGATGGTGACCAGTCTACATTTCAGGCCTTAGCAGGTTCTGGGAAATTGGTTGAGGAAGGCCCTGAGGAAGACCTTCATGAATCCGAATTTGAATCGGAACCCGAACAGGAACTGGAG GATTCTGGCGATCATGTCTTGCTAGCGAGCAAATGGTTTGACGGTCTTATTGGAAAGGATATCCAGACAAGCAATGAAGTATACTCTCTTGATAGCGTGGATTTTGACCGCCAA GAGTTGCGGAAACTTGTCCGGAAATTGCACACTCTGCAAGATCGCCAGAATGGCATTGAAGAAGACCTGAAAAAGAGTGCCGAATTGACTGCTGCTAAGAAGTTGCTTAATCGCTTCCTTTGTTCTCTAGCAAAACGTCACTCCAGTGCCCAAAATGTAGATGTATAG
- the LOC130463279 gene encoding uncharacterized protein codes for MDHLDDLRETFETLRTYQMRLNPKKCIFGVTSGKFLGFLIDERGIEANPDKVQAVITMTSPKTVKDVQRLTGCLAALGRFLSRAGDKCHYFFSTIKKGTQFEWTSQAEAAFLRLKEHLHTLPRLVGPLSGEVLCLYLAISDYALSAVLLTERDGMQLPVYFVSHMLQNAELKYPTVKKFGFALFLASKKLRPYFLAHRLIVYTDQPLKQPFTNLEASGRMLNWAIELNAFDISYEPRKAIKGQAFADFIVEMTRPPYFKNEKAQWVVHVDGSATQNGCGAGIICESPEGDIYEYAMRFNFQASNNEAEYEALICGIQMSKAAGAAEVLILSNSQLIVSQVKGEYEAKDDAMIKYLEKVHQEVQQLTSFEIQHIPRSENNKADALSKLASSASCDTPRHVFWEAKRLQKKCTWFEIWNGTLYKKAFSRPLLRCVTPEKGHEVLEDVHQGLCSSHIGGRALAEKALRIGYYWPTLKEDALDLVKRCDKCQRFAHLIRRPAQRLTPITSPIPFAKWGIDLLGPYTTAPGGLRYVIVAVDYFTKWVEAEDLKNTKAQDVRAFIWKNIITRFGVPQSIAFDNGPQFKTLKLEGWLADHGIIACFASQKVYGPTSYPMSYGLYGPRPKNSTGETPFLLAYGAEAVLPIEMCEPTLRVMLFDEDANWEMMKAALDVLPETRGNAALRQQLYKLRMTREYNKRFSRRILKVGDFVLRKMEAVGRANEQGKLTPTREGPYEIYEEVRDGTYRIQDMQGRPILRTWNADNLKKYFF; via the exons ATGGATCACCTCGACGACCTGCGAGAGACCTTTGAGACCCTTAGGACTTACCAAATGAGACTCAACCCAAAGAAATGCATTTTCGGAGTAACTTCCGGCAAGTTCCTTGGCTTTTTGATCGATGAAAGGGGCATTGAGGCCAATCCAGACAAGGTACAGGCCGTCATTACAATGACGTCGCCAAAGACGGTCAAAGATGTGCAACGCTTAACTGGTTGTCTTGCCGCCTTGGGACGATTTTTGTCTAGAGCTGGAGATAAGTGTCAttactttttcagtaccatcaaAAAGGGCACCCAGTTTGAATGGACGTCGCAGGCAGAGGCCGCCTTCCTTCGTTTGAAAGAACATCTGCACACTCTGCCACGGCTCGTCGGCCCCCTCTCAGGAGAGGTTTTGTGTCTCTACCTTGCCATCTCAGACTACGCTCTAAGTGCCGTTCTACTTACAGAAAGGGATGGGATGCAACTACCTGTCTACTTCGTCAGCCACATGTTGCAGAATGCAGAGCTCAAATACCCAACTGTTAAAAAATTCGGCTTCGCTCTGTTCCTGGCTAGCAAAAAGCTTCGTCCATACTTCCTGGCCCATCGGCTAATAGTATACACGGATCAACCTCTGAAACAGCCATTTACCAATCTGGAAGCGTCCGGGAGAATGCTCAACTGGGCAATCGAGCTTAATGCATTTGATATTTCGTATGAGCCACGGAAGGCTATAAAGGGACAGGCTTTTGCCGACTTTATTGTAGAAATGACTAGGCcaccctatttcaaaaatgaaaaaGCTCAGTGGGTGGTTCACGTGGATGGCTCTGCTACCCAAAACGGTTGTGGAGCCGGCATAATCTGTGAATCCCCAGAGGGGgatatctatgaatatgcaatgcgctttaactttcaggcgtccAACAATGAAGCTGAATATGAAGCCTTGATATGCGGAATCCAAATGAGCAAAGCAGCAGGGGCGGCAGAGGTCCTGATTTTATCCAACTCACAGCTAATTGTCAGTCAGGTAAAAGGAGAATATGAAGCCAAGGATGACGCCATGATAAAATATTTGGAAAAGGTCCACCAGGAAGTCCAGCAGCTGACTAGCTTTGAAATACAACACATACCTCGGTCTGAAAACAACAAGGCAGACGCTTTATCCAAGCTGGCAAGCTCAGCATCCTGCGACACGCCACGTCAtgtattttgggag GCAAAAAGGttacaaaagaaatgcacctgGTTCGAAATATGGAACGGAACTCTATACAAAAAGGCTTTCTCACGGCCTCTTCTTCGCTGCGTAACCCCAGAGAAGGGGCATGAAGTATTGGAAGATGTCcatcagggattatgcagctcGCACATAGGGGGGAGGGCCCTGGCAGAAAAGGCTCTAAGAAttggatactattggcccactctcaagGAGGACGCTCTAGACTTGGTTAAGCGGTGTGATAAGTGTCAACGCTTTGCTCATCTAATTCGACGACCAGCACAGAGACTGACTCCAATCACCAGCCCAATACCatttgccaaatgggggatAGACCTATTAGGCCCTTATACGACGGCACCAGGAGGACTGCGTTATGTGATAGTTGCCGTCGACTATTTCACaaaatgggtagaagctgaagATCTGAAAAACACTAAGGCCcaagatgtgagagcattcatctggaaaaacatcatcacaagattcGGCGTGCCTCAGTCCATTGCCTTTGAcaatgggccacaattcaagacaCTCAAATTGGAGGGTTGGTTGGCTGACCATGGCATCATagcatgttttgcatca CAAAAGGtttatgggccgacgagttacccaatgtctTATGGTCTATATGGACCACGGCCAAAAAActccacaggagaaacaccattcttatTAGCCTATGGAGCTGAGgccgtcctacccattgaaatgtgtgaaccaacccTGCGCGTCATGTTATTTGACGAAGacgccaattgggaaatgatgaaagcGGCCTTGGATGTCTTGCCAGAAACTAGAGGGAACGCGGCTTTGCGCCAGCAACTATACAAACTCCGGATGACTagggagtacaacaaaaggTTCTCTAGAAGAATCTTAAAGGTTGGAGATTTTGTGCTTAGAAAGatggaagccgtcggacgcgccaatgaacaagggaaactcactCCGACTCGGGAAGGCCCATACGAGATTTACGAGGAAGTCCGAGACGGAACCtaccggatccaagacatgcagggacgtccgATTTTGCGTACTTGGAATGCAGACAACCtgaaaaagtactttttttaa